The genomic stretch GAAGAAGCCGGCTTCGACGTGGAGCGAGTCGTACCTCTCGGTGGGCGGATCGTCACCACCGCGATCGAAGCGCGAAAGCGCTAGAACATTCCCATCGCTAGGCGCGCTTCTTCGCTCATGCACTCCATCGTCCACGGCGGGTCGAACGTCAAGCGCGCGTCCACGAAGTTCACGCCCGGCAACACCGTAAGGACCTGCTGCATTTGCTGCTCGATCATCGGTCCGATCGGGCACCCCATCGTCGTCAGCGTGTAGGAGAGCGTGACGATGCCCTCATCCAGGGTTACGTCGTAGACCAGCCCGAGGTCGACGACGTTGATGCCAAGTTCCGGATCGATGACGACCTTGAGGGCCTCGAGGAGCTGCTCGCGCGTAGGCGCCTCGGTGGATGCGACTGGATCACTCATGCCGTCATGCTAGCGCGCGTTCTTGTGCTGCGGGGCGCCACCGAACCAG from Actinomycetota bacterium encodes the following:
- a CDS encoding metal-sulfur cluster assembly factor, translated to MSDPVASTEAPTREQLLEALKVVIDPELGINVVDLGLVYDVTLDEGIVTLSYTLTTMGCPIGPMIEQQMQQVLTVLPGVNFVDARLTFDPPWTMECMSEEARLAMGMF